One Actinomycetospora corticicola genomic window, CGACACCGGACAGCAGGCCGCGGGCGCTGAGCTCGCCCTTGCCGAGTTCGTGAGGGGAGGATTCGAGCGCTCTTGTGGGATGAGGGTTCCCCTCACGCGCAACGTCGACCGCATACGGCGCGGACAGCACGTCGGCGATCCGCCGCGACGACGCCCGGCCCTGCGCGAGCCGGCCGTTGACCCACCCGAGGATCTGCAGGGGCGTCACGAGGAACTGGGCCAGGCCGACGGCGGCGACCAGCTCCCCCACCGAGATCACGCCGGAGGCCGCCAGCCGACCGCCGACGAGCGCCACGAGGGCGAGGAAGAGGCCGTTCGCGGCGAGCACCGCGCCCTGGTAGAGCGCCTGGGCGCGGGTGGCGCCGAGGGTCGCGGCCAGCGCGGCCCGGGAGGCACCGACGTAGCGGGTGACCGCCGCGGGCTGGGCCCGGAGCCCGCCGAGGACGCGGAAGCCCTCGACGAGGTCGGCCGCGACGCCCGACGCGCGGGCCGCGGCCTCCTGCTCCGGGCCGGAGCGGCGCTCCAGCGGGCGGCCGAGGTAGTGCACGGCGGCGAGCAGCAGCGGCGTGCCGACGAGGACGAGCACGCCGAGGACCGGCGACGAGGTCAGCAGCACGGTGGCGGCGACCGCCATCGCGGCCAGCGCGGCGATCCCGAGCGGCAGGGCGAAGGCGACGACGCCCACCCGCTTCGCGTCGTTCACGGCCACCGAGGTGAGCTCGCCGGGCAGGCGCCCGGTCTCGGCGCCGCCGCGCGGGTCGAGGACCCGCTCGGCGACCTGCAGCCGCAGGGACTGGTCGGTGGTGACGTCGGCGTACCAGGAGCGGCGGGCGCCCCAGCGGTAGCAGAAGGACAGGACGAGGAAGTCGAGCCCGAGGAGGGCGAGCCACCCGACGAGGGCGCCCGGGTCGCCGGTGGCGACGGCGCGGTCGATGACTACGCCGACGAGCACCGGGACGAGGGCCTCCCCCGCCTGGTGACCGCAGAACAGGACGGTCGCGGCGGCGATCGGTCCGCGGCGCGCACGGAGTGCGCCGCCCAGGACGGAACGAACGGCACTCTCGGGCGCATCAACGCTACGAGAGTGCCGTTCGTTCGTCATGATCCTGCTCCGATCAGCGCAGGGCCTGGGCGAGCGGCGGCACCATCGCGTCGATCGCGTAGGGCAGCGACAGCGGGCTGCCGAAGCCGACGGCGCCGGCGAACACCGAGGTCTCACCGCCGAGGAACGCGACGCGGCCGGCCTGCACCACGGGGAGGGTGTTGAAGGTCGGGATCGCACGCGTGGTCGCCTCGTCGGCACCGAACACCGCCAGCGCGTCCTTGTTCAGCTCGCCGAGCTGCTCGGAGGAGAGCTCCTGGGTGGTCGGCGCGACCTGCATGCCGAGCCCGGTGAACGGCTGCGTGCGCAGGTCGTCGGTGCCGAGCGAGTTCGTCGAGCCGTTCGCGGTGAGGTCGACGGCGACGGTCTTGCCGGCGAACTGCGGGTTGGCGTTCTTGGCGTCGGTGAACTTCTGCTCGACGCTCGCGATGACCTGGTCGGCCCGCGCGCTCTCGCCCAGGGCCTGACCGGTGATCCGGGTCTGCTCCTGCCACGGCACGGCGACGCCGTCCTGCGGGTCGGCGATCGTCGGCGCGATGCGCGAGAGCGCGTCGTAGTCGGCACGCTCCATGTAGGAGTAGACGCCGAGGATGAGGTCGGGCCGCAGCGAGGCGACCTTCTCCACGTCGATCTGGTTGCCGCCGACGAGCTCGGGGCGCTGCCCGCCGAGCGCCTGCTGCGCCCAGGGGCGGTTCGCGGCGTCGAAGGAGCCGAGGAACTGCCGCTCCCCCACCGGCACCACGCCGAGAGCGAGGGCGAAGTCGACGTCGTTGTAGCCGACGGTGACGACCCGGACCGGCTTGGTCGGGATCGTGGTCTGCCCGAACTTGTGGGTGATCGTCACCGGGAAGCCGGGCGCGGCCAGGGCCGAGGACGCGGTGCTGCCCGACTCCGAGCCGCCTCCGCAGGCGGACAGCACGAGGGCGGCGACGATGCCGAGGAGGAGCGCCACGAAGGGGCGCCGGCGGGGACTCATGGATGCGGCTCCGGACGGACGGTGATGAAGTCGGAGGTGAGGCTTACCTAATTCGACTCGAAGGTCAACTGTCCGAATCGTCACGTCCGCGGTGCCGACGCCCGATCGGGAGCACCAGCGGCGTGCCCGAGACGGGGTCCTCCACCACCTTCGCCTCCAGGCCGAAGACGTCGCGCATCGTCTGCTCGGTGAGCACGTCGGCCGGGGCGCCGGAGCACGCGATCCGGCCGTCGCGCATGGCGACGAGCCGGTCCGCGTACCGCGCGGCGAGATTGAGGTCGTGCAGGACCATCACCACGGTCCGGCCCCGCTCGCGGTGCAGCCGTTCGACGAGGTCGAGCACGTCGACCTGGTGGGCGAGGTCGAGGAACGTCGTCGGCTCGTCGAGCAGCAGCACGTCGGTGCCCTGCGCGAGCGCCATCGAGATCCACACCCGCTGCCGCTGCCCGCCGGAGAGCGTCTCGAGCGGACGGTCGGCGAACTCGGAGGTCCCGGTCCAGGCGAGCGCCTCGGCCACCACCGCCTCGTCGTCGGGACTCCACTGCCGGAACCACCGCTGGTGCGGATGCCGGCCCCGGGCCACGAGGTCCGCGACGACGAGCCCCTCGGGCGCCACCGGGTCCTGCGGCAGCACGCCCAGCACGGTCGCGACCTGCTTCGACGGCATCCGGTCGATGCGCTCGCCGTCGAGCAGCACGTGCCCGTGGCGCGGCGCGAGCAGGCGGGCCATGGCCCGCAGCAGGGTCGACTTGCCGCAACCGTTCGGCCCGATGACCGCGGTCACGGTGCCCTCGACGACGTCGAGGTCCAGGCCCTGCTTTCCGTCTTCCGGGCTGGCCGCGCCCACGACGAGTTTCTCGCCGTAGCCGACCTGCAGTCCCTCGGTGCGCAGCCGGGTCCTCGTCGAGGTCCCGACGGCAGGTCTGGTCAGGTCCGTCGTCATACGGTCCTCCTCCGGGTCCGGCGCACGAGCAGGTAGATCAGGTAGGGGGCGCCGACGACGACCGTGACGACCCCGACCGGCACCGCCTCGCCGAGCACGGTGCGCGCGACCAGGTCCGCGGCCACCACGAGCAGCGCCCCGCCCAGGGCGGAGCCCATCAGCGGCGGCCGCGAGCCCCCGGAGAGGCGCAGCATGATCTGCGGGACGACGAGGGCGACGAACCGGATCGGCCCGGCGCAGGCGGTCGCCACGGCCGCCAGCACCACGGCGACGCCGACCACCCCGGCCCGGGCACGGTCCACCCGCACCCCGAGCCCCCGGGCGGACTCGTCGCCGAGCTCGAGGGCGGCGAGCCGGAACGCCAGGACGATCGCGAGCGGCAGCCCGACCGCCAGGACGATCCCCGCGGGCACCACGTTCTCCCACGAGCGGCTGGCCAGCGACCCCCGCAGCCAGGTCAGCACCTGGCCGGCCTGCTGGACGTTCGCCGACACCAGCAGGTAGGTCGTGAGCGACACCGACGCCGAGCTGACCCCGATGCCGACGAGGAGCAGGCGGAACCCGTCGAGCCCCTTGCGGTACGCCAGCGCGTAGACCAGGGCGGCGGCGATCAGCCCGCCCGCCAGGGCCGCGACCGGGGTGCCGATCGGCGACACCGCGAGCCCGGACACGCCCGCCCCGCCCGCGAGGACCACCGACCCGACGGCGAACAGGCTCGCGCCGTCGGTGACGCCGAGGATGTCCGGGCTGGCCAGCGGGTTCCGGACGACAGCCTGGGTCAGCGCCCCGGAGAGTCCGAGCGCGGCGCCCACGAACACCCCGGTGAGCGTCCGCGGGAGCCGGAGCTCGGTCACGATGTAGGCGTCGGCCGAGTCGCCGCCGCCGAGCAGGATGCGGATCACCTCGGTGACCGGGATCGGGAAGTCGCCGCGGCCCAGGTTGACCGCGGACACCAGCACCAGCAGCACCGCGGCGACGACCGCCACGACGACCGCCCGGGTACGCCACACGCCGGTGACGGGCCCGGCCCGGAACCCGCGCCGGGCCGTCGTCAGGACCCCGGCCCCGAGGGTCGAGCTCCGCTGCGCCCCGTCCCCCGTCACAGCCGTGCCAGCTTCCGCCGCCGCACGAGCGCGATGAAGAACGGCGCCCCGACCACGGCCAGCACGATCCCGACCTGCAGTTCCCCGGGCCGCACCACGAGCCGGCCGACGACGTCGGCGACCAGCACCAGCGTCGCCCCGCCCAGGCCGGCGACCGGGAGCAGCCAGCGGTGGTCGGGGCCGGTGAAGAAGCGGGCGATGTGCGGCGCGACGAGGCCGACGAAGGAGATCGGCCCCGCCACCGCCACGGCGGACCCGGCGAGCAGCGTGATGGCGGCGATCCCGAGCGCCCGGGCGCGGCCGACGTGGTGTCCGAGGCCGCGGGCATTGTCCTCGCCGAGGGCGA contains:
- a CDS encoding iron-siderophore ABC transporter substrate-binding protein: MSPRRRPFVALLLGIVAALVLSACGGGSESGSTASSALAAPGFPVTITHKFGQTTIPTKPVRVVTVGYNDVDFALALGVVPVGERQFLGSFDAANRPWAQQALGGQRPELVGGNQIDVEKVASLRPDLILGVYSYMERADYDALSRIAPTIADPQDGVAVPWQEQTRITGQALGESARADQVIASVEQKFTDAKNANPQFAGKTVAVDLTANGSTNSLGTDDLRTQPFTGLGMQVAPTTQELSSEQLGELNKDALAVFGADEATTRAIPTFNTLPVVQAGRVAFLGGETSVFAGAVGFGSPLSLPYAIDAMVPPLAQALR
- a CDS encoding iron chelate uptake ABC transporter family permease subunit is translated as MTGDGAQRSSTLGAGVLTTARRGFRAGPVTGVWRTRAVVVAVVAAVLLVLVSAVNLGRGDFPIPVTEVIRILLGGGDSADAYIVTELRLPRTLTGVFVGAALGLSGALTQAVVRNPLASPDILGVTDGASLFAVGSVVLAGGAGVSGLAVSPIGTPVAALAGGLIAAALVYALAYRKGLDGFRLLLVGIGVSSASVSLTTYLLVSANVQQAGQVLTWLRGSLASRSWENVVPAGIVLAVGLPLAIVLAFRLAALELGDESARGLGVRVDRARAGVVGVAVVLAAVATACAGPIRFVALVVPQIMLRLSGGSRPPLMGSALGGALLVVAADLVARTVLGEAVPVGVVTVVVGAPYLIYLLVRRTRRRTV
- a CDS encoding ABC transporter ATP-binding protein; protein product: MTTDLTRPAVGTSTRTRLRTEGLQVGYGEKLVVGAASPEDGKQGLDLDVVEGTVTAVIGPNGCGKSTLLRAMARLLAPRHGHVLLDGERIDRMPSKQVATVLGVLPQDPVAPEGLVVADLVARGRHPHQRWFRQWSPDDEAVVAEALAWTGTSEFADRPLETLSGGQRQRVWISMALAQGTDVLLLDEPTTFLDLAHQVDVLDLVERLHRERGRTVVMVLHDLNLAARYADRLVAMRDGRIACSGAPADVLTEQTMRDVFGLEAKVVEDPVSGTPLVLPIGRRHRGRDDSDS
- a CDS encoding ABC transporter transmembrane domain-containing protein; this encodes MTNERHSRSVDAPESAVRSVLGGALRARRGPIAAATVLFCGHQAGEALVPVLVGVVIDRAVATGDPGALVGWLALLGLDFLVLSFCYRWGARRSWYADVTTDQSLRLQVAERVLDPRGGAETGRLPGELTSVAVNDAKRVGVVAFALPLGIAALAAMAVAATVLLTSSPVLGVLVLVGTPLLLAAVHYLGRPLERRSGPEQEAAARASGVAADLVEGFRVLGGLRAQPAAVTRYVGASRAALAATLGATRAQALYQGAVLAANGLFLALVALVGGRLAASGVISVGELVAAVGLAQFLVTPLQILGWVNGRLAQGRASSRRIADVLSAPYAVDVAREGNPHPTRALESSPHELGKGELSARGLLSGVDLELEPGAHVGVVCADPADAAAIVRTLARETSTPAVVTLDGTDVATLAPAVSRRRVLVAAHDAVLFSGTVAETVGAAAAGDVAPALAAAHADQVAEVLPDGLDSAVSEQGRSLSGGQRQRLALARALAADPPVLVLHDPTTAVDAVTEARIAAGVAALRAGRTTLVVATRPALLAATDRVVHVVDGRVAAGGTHATLLADPTYRGALG